In one window of Lacticaseibacillus casei DSM 20011 = JCM 1134 = ATCC 393 DNA:
- a CDS encoding Nif3-like dinuclear metal center hexameric protein, whose protein sequence is MTSGKQIINRFEDYAPLSLAWERDPSGLQLGNPERTVKTVLVTLDVRPEVVEEAEAVHADMIFSHHPAMFRPVHNLDLRVPQNAMYAQILKDDLLVYSAHTNLDRVQEGMNDWLAEALGLSQVVPFINEGEGANMGRIGLLQEPVRLEAFVEQVKAAYNVKGLRVIARDLDRRVQRVAILGGDGGDAFNDAKEAGADVFITGDVYYHTGHDMLAADLPVIDPGHHIEAIMKGKVAALINEWAAVEGWDVQAIPSKLSTDPFTFM, encoded by the coding sequence ATGACAAGCGGTAAGCAGATTATCAATCGATTCGAAGATTATGCACCTTTAAGCCTTGCTTGGGAACGGGATCCCAGCGGACTGCAATTAGGCAATCCGGAACGAACAGTCAAAACGGTTTTGGTGACCCTTGATGTTCGTCCGGAAGTGGTTGAGGAAGCCGAAGCGGTTCATGCTGACATGATTTTTTCCCACCATCCGGCCATGTTTCGGCCAGTTCACAACCTCGACCTGCGGGTACCGCAAAACGCTATGTATGCGCAGATTCTGAAGGACGATTTGCTGGTTTATAGCGCCCATACGAATTTGGATCGGGTTCAGGAAGGTATGAATGACTGGCTGGCCGAAGCACTCGGTTTAAGCCAGGTCGTGCCGTTTATTAACGAAGGTGAAGGCGCCAATATGGGGCGGATCGGCCTTTTACAGGAACCAGTCCGGCTCGAAGCCTTCGTTGAACAGGTCAAAGCTGCTTACAACGTTAAGGGACTTCGGGTGATCGCGCGCGACTTGGATCGCCGGGTTCAGCGGGTTGCCATTCTTGGCGGTGATGGCGGCGACGCGTTCAACGATGCCAAGGAAGCCGGCGCGGATGTTTTCATTACCGGTGATGTGTACTATCACACCGGCCATGACATGTTGGCAGCGGATTTGCCCGTCATCGACCCAGGCCATCACATCGAAGCCATCATGAAAGGCAAAGTAGCCGCCTTGATCAATGAATGGGCAGCAGTAGAAGGTTGGGACGTCCAAGCTATTCCGTCCAAGTTATCCACGGATCCGTTTACGTTTATGTAG
- the glyS gene encoding glycine--tRNA ligase subunit beta produces the protein MTHDYLIEIGLEDMPAHVVTPSLNQFHEKTVTFLKANHLEHGRIDRYATPRRLALLVHDLAAKQADVEEDVKGPAKKIAQDADGNWTKAAIGFSRGQGMTPDDIVFKTVKGVDYVYLHKAIKGKSAAEILPGMLDVIKSLTFPTRMKWGAYDFEYIRPIHWLVSLLDGEVVPMKLLDVEAGRVTQGHRFLGKPVSLPNPDAYVSALKDQFVIVEPAARKQLIRDQIKQIATDHQWQIDLDADLLEEVNNLVEWPTAFAGTFDKKYLAIPEAVLITSMKDNQRYFYARDVNGKMVNAFIGVRNGNRDHLANVIAGNEKVLAARLEDAAFFYAEDQKRSIADDVERLKTVSFHDKISSMYDKMARTKVIADLLADQFGLSATDKADLDRAASIYKFDLVTSMVGEFPELQGIMGEHYAQLAGEKPAVAQAIAEHYEPIAADGALPQSLVGTVLAIADKLDSLMSFFAVDLIPSGSNDPYALRRQAYGIVRMIAAHDWPFALAKLQPAIAQALAAAGKTNGLDFGTHQQELDDFIIDRAKQLLQAEKIRYDIVDTVTVRSDADIAGILDAAKLLTAHAADDDFKAVMEALGRVLRITGNKVVDTPVDPDKFENTTEGQLHEAVTTTAKTFDAEPTEADYQALKALVDPINAYFDASMVMADDAAVRANRLATLQQLAQLIRQFGDVSQVIVK, from the coding sequence ATGACGCATGACTATCTGATCGAAATTGGCCTTGAAGACATGCCTGCCCATGTTGTCACGCCAAGTTTGAATCAATTCCACGAGAAAACAGTTACTTTTCTAAAAGCCAACCACCTTGAACATGGCCGCATTGACCGTTACGCAACCCCCCGGCGGCTCGCGTTACTGGTTCATGATCTGGCTGCTAAACAAGCAGATGTTGAAGAAGATGTCAAAGGCCCGGCTAAGAAAATTGCCCAAGATGCAGATGGCAACTGGACGAAGGCTGCGATCGGTTTTTCACGCGGTCAGGGCATGACGCCAGACGATATTGTCTTTAAAACCGTCAAAGGGGTCGATTATGTTTACCTGCATAAAGCGATCAAGGGAAAAAGTGCTGCCGAGATTCTGCCAGGGATGCTGGATGTCATCAAGAGTCTGACCTTCCCAACACGAATGAAGTGGGGCGCGTATGATTTTGAATACATTCGCCCGATTCACTGGCTAGTCAGTTTGCTGGATGGCGAAGTTGTGCCGATGAAGTTGCTGGATGTCGAAGCCGGTCGCGTGACCCAAGGCCATCGTTTCCTCGGCAAACCTGTTTCCTTGCCGAATCCTGATGCGTATGTATCTGCTTTAAAAGACCAGTTTGTGATTGTGGAACCAGCGGCGCGTAAACAGCTCATTCGCGACCAAATCAAACAAATTGCCACCGATCATCAGTGGCAAATCGATCTTGATGCCGATTTATTGGAAGAAGTCAATAATCTGGTTGAATGGCCAACCGCTTTTGCCGGCACGTTTGACAAGAAATATCTGGCCATTCCTGAAGCCGTTCTGATCACCTCAATGAAGGACAATCAGCGTTACTTTTATGCCCGCGATGTGAACGGGAAAATGGTCAATGCCTTCATCGGCGTCCGCAATGGTAACCGCGATCACTTGGCCAATGTGATTGCCGGAAATGAAAAAGTTTTGGCTGCCCGCCTTGAGGATGCCGCCTTCTTTTATGCCGAAGATCAAAAGCGCAGCATTGCCGACGATGTTGAGCGCCTGAAAACGGTCAGTTTCCACGATAAAATCAGTTCGATGTATGATAAAATGGCGCGCACAAAAGTTATTGCTGATTTGCTTGCTGACCAGTTTGGCCTCTCTGCCACAGACAAGGCTGATCTGGACCGGGCGGCATCGATTTACAAGTTTGATCTGGTCACATCAATGGTCGGGGAATTTCCTGAATTGCAAGGCATCATGGGTGAGCATTATGCGCAACTGGCTGGCGAAAAACCGGCTGTTGCCCAAGCCATTGCCGAGCATTACGAACCGATTGCTGCAGACGGGGCGCTGCCGCAAAGTCTTGTCGGCACCGTATTGGCCATTGCGGACAAACTGGATTCGCTCATGAGCTTTTTTGCGGTTGATCTGATTCCAAGCGGTTCCAATGATCCATACGCCTTGCGCCGCCAAGCATACGGCATCGTTCGCATGATCGCCGCACACGACTGGCCATTTGCGCTCGCTAAACTGCAGCCAGCGATTGCCCAAGCATTAGCTGCTGCAGGAAAAACAAACGGACTTGACTTTGGGACCCATCAACAGGAACTTGACGACTTCATCATCGACCGCGCCAAGCAACTGCTGCAAGCTGAAAAAATCCGCTACGATATCGTGGATACAGTCACGGTTCGCAGTGACGCCGATATTGCCGGTATTTTGGATGCAGCCAAGCTATTGACTGCCCATGCAGCGGATGATGACTTTAAAGCGGTCATGGAAGCCTTGGGACGGGTTTTGCGGATTACCGGTAACAAGGTCGTTGATACTCCGGTTGATCCCGACAAATTCGAAAATACAACTGAAGGTCAACTGCATGAAGCAGTGACGACGACGGCGAAGACCTTCGATGCTGAACCGACTGAAGCCGATTACCAAGCACTAAAAGCCTTGGTTGATCCGATTAATGCTTATTTTGACGCCTCGATGGTGATGGCCGACGATGCCGCGGTGCGGGCTAATCGCTTGGCTACCTTGCAGCAACTCGCCCAGCTTATTCGCCAATTCGGTGATGTTAGCCAGGTGATTGTTAAGTAG
- the dnaG gene encoding DNA primase, producing the protein MIPEATVDQVLKAVNIADYIGQFVQLRKTGQNLFGLCPFHEEHTPSFSVNESKQIFHCFSCGRGGNVFKFVMDYDNVTFPEAVKKVADFAGIPLNVQIGHAAPVDPEIAKQQHILQDTADLFHHILVNTEKGETALAYLHKRGLTDETIEEFQLGYAPEERNLLVAFLNNRKIDYQDQRASGLFVEDQAGKLFDRFNDRVMFPLTDGNGKVVGFSGRILQNDKSQAKYLNSPETKLFNKRDVLFNLHRAKAEIGRDGGPILFEGYMDVIAAYQAGVKNGIASMGTSLTTEQVDIISHLSKRLTVCYDGDEPGQRAIERAVTMLADHPRLQTDVVVLPDGMDPDEYIRARGAEAFQAQVKSVLTPTAFMLQFLARGVDMHNDQAKLTYLNPALKIIGKINDPVARAVYVKQLAETTDVPIAALNQSLPQPQQSQPPVARPAVTDQPARPLDRYTAAQRQLLYYVWHDDLVMQRLKNAAFTFPTTYFQTLFTGWLNFLHEQPDGDLAGFLDRVDPELSGVAADVAMQSLPEATEATIDELIQTITSASTVTRLQAIKQAIVEAQRLGDKQKQGELTVQYVNLMKLLKQQQG; encoded by the coding sequence ATGATTCCAGAGGCCACTGTCGATCAAGTCCTGAAGGCAGTTAATATTGCTGACTATATCGGGCAATTTGTCCAGTTGCGTAAAACCGGCCAAAACCTTTTTGGCCTCTGTCCTTTTCATGAAGAGCATACGCCATCATTTTCCGTCAATGAGTCAAAGCAGATTTTCCATTGCTTTTCGTGCGGACGAGGTGGCAATGTCTTTAAGTTCGTGATGGACTACGATAATGTCACGTTTCCCGAAGCCGTTAAGAAAGTGGCTGATTTCGCCGGTATCCCGCTTAATGTGCAAATCGGTCACGCCGCACCGGTTGATCCGGAAATTGCCAAGCAGCAACACATCCTGCAAGATACGGCCGATTTATTTCACCATATTCTGGTCAACACCGAAAAAGGTGAGACAGCACTGGCATATTTGCATAAACGTGGGTTGACCGATGAAACGATTGAAGAATTCCAGTTGGGATACGCGCCGGAAGAACGCAATCTGTTGGTGGCTTTCCTGAATAACCGTAAAATCGATTATCAGGATCAACGCGCAAGTGGTTTATTTGTCGAAGATCAGGCAGGTAAATTGTTTGACCGCTTTAATGATCGTGTCATGTTTCCATTGACAGACGGCAATGGTAAGGTGGTCGGTTTTTCCGGGCGGATCCTGCAAAATGATAAGTCGCAGGCCAAGTATCTGAATAGTCCGGAGACAAAGTTGTTTAACAAACGCGATGTTCTGTTTAACTTGCATCGCGCAAAAGCCGAAATAGGCCGCGACGGGGGACCGATTCTTTTTGAAGGCTACATGGATGTCATTGCTGCTTATCAAGCCGGCGTTAAAAACGGCATTGCGTCAATGGGGACCAGCTTGACGACCGAGCAAGTCGACATCATCAGCCATTTGAGCAAACGGTTGACAGTTTGTTACGATGGCGATGAACCGGGCCAAAGAGCCATCGAACGCGCAGTGACGATGTTAGCCGATCATCCTAGGCTGCAAACCGATGTGGTGGTTTTGCCGGATGGCATGGATCCTGATGAATATATTCGAGCCCGCGGTGCTGAAGCTTTTCAGGCGCAAGTCAAGTCGGTTTTGACACCAACAGCTTTTATGTTACAATTTTTGGCCCGCGGCGTTGATATGCATAATGATCAGGCAAAACTGACTTACCTGAATCCCGCACTGAAAATCATTGGTAAGATCAACGATCCGGTTGCCCGGGCAGTCTATGTTAAACAGCTAGCCGAAACGACCGATGTGCCGATCGCGGCGTTGAATCAAAGTTTGCCCCAACCGCAGCAGTCACAACCACCCGTTGCGCGTCCCGCTGTCACGGACCAACCAGCGCGCCCGCTTGATCGGTACACGGCGGCGCAACGGCAGTTATTATATTATGTGTGGCATGATGATTTGGTGATGCAGCGGTTGAAAAATGCCGCATTCACTTTTCCAACCACTTATTTCCAGACACTTTTTACTGGATGGTTGAACTTTTTGCATGAACAGCCAGACGGTGATTTGGCAGGATTTCTGGATCGGGTTGATCCCGAACTCAGCGGCGTGGCGGCAGATGTTGCCATGCAGTCATTGCCTGAAGCCACTGAGGCAACCATTGACGAGTTAATTCAGACGATCACGTCTGCCTCGACGGTGACCCGACTGCAGGCAATCAAACAGGCGATTGTTGAAGCGCAACGTTTGGGAGACAAGCAGAAACAAGGCGAGTTAACGGTGCAATATGTGAATCTCATGAAACTTTTGAAGCAACAACAAGGCTAG
- a CDS encoding helix-turn-helix domain-containing protein encodes MILSGEQIKQLRNARRMSQVDLSRATGLSASLISSYEAGTRNVTQEASDKIAIAFNGITPINPAERTQTADLDDDKTLVKMNGIPLMPAEKALLKALAKAMLDQRK; translated from the coding sequence ATGATTTTATCTGGAGAACAAATTAAACAACTACGGAATGCACGGCGAATGTCTCAAGTAGACTTGTCACGTGCAACGGGCTTATCGGCGTCTCTAATAAGCTCATATGAAGCAGGGACACGAAATGTCACTCAGGAGGCATCTGATAAGATTGCAATTGCTTTCAATGGCATAACTCCAATCAATCCAGCAGAACGTACGCAGACTGCTGATCTTGATGATGACAAAACGCTTGTTAAAATGAACGGAATACCACTTATGCCTGCTGAAAAGGCCTTGCTAAAAGCTTTAGCGAAAGCAATGCTGGATCAGCGTAAATAG
- a CDS encoding metal-sulfur cluster assembly factor translates to MADHDEATTQDQAYFDKMKQQILDALETVIDPELGIDLINLGLIYGVDLDEDGKCTVEMTLTTMGCPLTDMLDADIKRALTAIDGIESVEIHLVWYPAWGPERLSRYAKMALGIH, encoded by the coding sequence ATGGCAGATCATGACGAAGCCACCACCCAGGATCAGGCATATTTTGATAAAATGAAGCAACAGATTCTTGATGCGCTGGAGACAGTGATCGATCCTGAATTGGGAATCGATTTGATTAATCTTGGGCTCATTTACGGGGTTGATCTGGATGAAGATGGCAAGTGTACCGTTGAAATGACGCTGACCACGATGGGTTGCCCATTGACGGATATGCTGGATGCCGATATTAAGCGGGCCTTGACTGCGATTGATGGGATCGAGAGTGTCGAAATCCATCTGGTTTGGTACCCGGCATGGGGCCCGGAACGGCTCAGTCGCTATGCCAAAATGGCACTGGGTATCCATTAA
- a CDS encoding site-specific integrase — protein sequence MASIRSYKLDSGKRRWKVSVYVGIDPKTGRKKYVVKGGKLTRQDAIKAGRDLEKAVQSGELTAAPNPVKVARKFKDVYEEWLKSYKLTVRESSWSKTRDCFNLHILPDLGDMYIDKITPQDVQTAVNKWFKQSPVAFKRYFVHINRILTYAELRDYIPHNPARRIILPRVQDKIGSTNDFWDRRQLEVFFNCINPDRELYKYVLFRILAYAGLRIGEAMALEWEDIDFKKRLISVNKTVSLGVHGKLIVNPPKTRASRRDVPVDSETINWLKRWRIEQPDYVYGYVRLSTHHQLLFTTKTGNRFRVDKPRMWLSTIIRNNNLAPVISLHKFRKSYISNLLIAGVAVSTVQKMVGHTDPRITLQIYARVHQEQEVEAAEKLAKYLKTGKK from the coding sequence ATGGCTTCAATCAGGAGTTACAAACTTGATAGTGGAAAAAGACGGTGGAAGGTATCCGTTTATGTTGGAATTGATCCAAAGACTGGACGTAAGAAGTATGTTGTAAAAGGAGGTAAGCTCACACGACAAGACGCTATTAAAGCAGGGCGTGATTTGGAGAAAGCTGTTCAAAGTGGTGAACTCACGGCTGCACCTAACCCTGTTAAAGTTGCTCGAAAGTTTAAAGATGTCTATGAAGAATGGCTAAAATCATACAAGCTCACAGTCAGGGAAAGTTCATGGTCCAAGACTCGTGACTGTTTCAATCTCCATATTTTGCCTGATCTAGGTGACATGTACATTGATAAGATCACCCCACAAGATGTCCAAACTGCGGTGAATAAATGGTTTAAACAGTCTCCAGTGGCCTTTAAACGGTACTTTGTTCATATCAACCGAATACTTACCTATGCTGAACTCAGGGACTATATCCCACACAACCCTGCAAGACGCATCATCTTACCACGTGTCCAAGACAAGATTGGCTCCACAAACGACTTCTGGGATAGACGTCAATTGGAAGTATTTTTCAATTGTATTAACCCTGATCGGGAACTTTACAAGTACGTGCTGTTTCGTATCCTAGCTTATGCCGGTTTAAGAATTGGCGAAGCTATGGCACTTGAATGGGAAGACATTGATTTCAAAAAGCGACTAATTAGTGTCAACAAAACTGTTTCACTCGGTGTGCATGGGAAGCTGATTGTTAATCCGCCAAAAACCAGAGCAAGTAGGCGTGATGTCCCAGTTGATTCAGAAACTATTAATTGGCTAAAGCGATGGCGAATTGAGCAACCTGACTATGTATATGGCTACGTCAGGCTTTCAACTCATCACCAACTTCTGTTCACTACTAAGACAGGCAACCGTTTCCGTGTTGATAAACCGCGCATGTGGCTTAGTACCATTATTCGTAACAACAACTTGGCACCGGTTATATCGTTGCACAAGTTTCGTAAAAGCTATATCTCTAATCTTTTGATTGCCGGTGTCGCTGTCAGTACGGTCCAAAAGATGGTCGGACATACCGACCCCAGAATCACCTTGCAAATCTATGCCCGTGTCCATCAGGAACAAGAAGTGGAGGCCGCAGAGAAGCTGGCAAAGTATTTAAAAACCGGTAAAAAATAA
- a CDS encoding tRNA (adenine(22)-N(1))-methyltransferase, protein MDHIHLSKRLQTISTFIEPGERVADVGTDHAFLPIELVHRGVIQFAVASDIGAGPVAIAKQNVAAAGLTKQIDVRQADGLAGIKLVDAISTIVIAGMGGQLITNILDAGSTRMDGTETLVLAPNRHQYDVRLWLDKHGYGIISEQIVEDEGHIYEIMAAGKTKPDVPYSEADLRFGPILRRQKNPVFMKKMHREAEKTEAVLEGLADARMVPLAKIREQEHILALIKEELNAHDKR, encoded by the coding sequence ATGGATCATATACATTTATCAAAGCGCCTGCAAACGATCAGCACGTTTATCGAACCCGGCGAACGGGTTGCGGATGTCGGTACCGATCATGCTTTTTTACCAATTGAGCTTGTCCACCGTGGCGTGATTCAATTCGCCGTCGCCAGTGATATTGGCGCTGGCCCGGTAGCAATTGCCAAACAAAACGTGGCTGCCGCGGGGTTAACCAAGCAAATCGACGTGCGCCAGGCAGACGGTTTAGCCGGAATCAAGCTGGTTGATGCCATCTCGACCATTGTCATTGCTGGCATGGGCGGGCAATTAATTACCAATATTCTCGACGCAGGTAGTACGCGCATGGACGGCACTGAAACACTGGTACTGGCGCCGAATCGTCACCAATATGATGTCCGTCTCTGGCTAGACAAGCATGGATACGGTATTATCAGCGAACAGATTGTCGAAGATGAAGGTCATATTTACGAGATTATGGCAGCTGGTAAAACCAAACCAGATGTTCCGTATTCAGAAGCAGATCTGCGCTTCGGCCCCATTTTGCGCCGCCAGAAAAATCCGGTGTTCATGAAAAAGATGCATCGGGAGGCTGAAAAGACCGAAGCCGTTCTTGAGGGATTGGCAGACGCACGAATGGTACCACTGGCTAAGATTCGCGAACAGGAGCATATCCTGGCACTCATTAAGGAGGAGTTAAACGCACATGACAAGCGGTAA
- the rpoD gene encoding RNA polymerase sigma factor RpoD, whose product MAEKKTATEVSKTTKKTTAASAKKTATDVKATAKKTATKKTTAKKTTASKTHTTTKAYDSAVKAVIKDYKKKKQITEDDLTAKLIKPFELKSNAIDDLMQKIEDNGIAIVDENGEPATISLKKQKKVSKKEMSDMSAPSGVKINDPVRMYLKEIGRVSLLTADEEVALALKIEQGDQEAKQRLAEANLRLVVSIAKRYVGRGMQFLDLIQEGNMGLMKAVEKFDYRKGFKFSTYATWWIRQAITRAIADQARTIRIPVHMVETINKLIRIQRQLLQDLGREPTPEEICAEMDMPTEKVREILKIAQEPVSLETPIGEEDDSHLGDFIEDQDATSPEDHASYELLKEQLESVLDTLTDREENVLRLRFGLDDGRTRTLEEVGKVFGVTRERIRQIEAKALRKLRHPSRSKQLKDFLE is encoded by the coding sequence ATGGCTGAGAAAAAAACAGCAACTGAAGTAAGCAAGACCACAAAGAAGACAACGGCTGCATCTGCCAAGAAGACGGCAACCGATGTTAAGGCGACGGCCAAAAAGACCGCAACCAAGAAAACAACGGCCAAGAAGACTACCGCTAGCAAGACTCACACAACCACGAAGGCATATGATAGTGCTGTCAAGGCTGTGATCAAAGATTACAAGAAGAAAAAGCAGATTACCGAAGATGACCTGACCGCTAAATTGATCAAGCCATTCGAGCTTAAGAGCAATGCGATTGATGATTTGATGCAGAAAATCGAAGACAACGGCATTGCGATCGTCGATGAAAACGGCGAGCCGGCAACCATCAGCCTGAAGAAGCAAAAGAAGGTTTCCAAGAAGGAAATGAGCGACATGTCCGCACCTTCAGGGGTCAAGATTAATGACCCTGTGCGGATGTACCTGAAGGAAATCGGTCGTGTTTCCTTACTGACGGCGGACGAAGAAGTCGCGTTGGCGCTGAAGATTGAACAAGGCGATCAGGAAGCCAAACAGCGCCTGGCTGAAGCCAATTTACGGTTGGTTGTTTCAATTGCCAAGCGGTACGTCGGCCGGGGCATGCAATTCCTGGATCTGATTCAGGAAGGTAACATGGGCCTGATGAAGGCGGTCGAGAAGTTTGATTACCGCAAAGGATTCAAGTTCTCCACGTACGCGACCTGGTGGATTCGTCAGGCGATCACCCGTGCCATTGCCGACCAAGCCCGCACCATTCGGATTCCCGTGCATATGGTTGAAACCATTAACAAGTTGATCCGGATTCAGCGGCAACTGCTTCAGGACCTTGGTCGTGAACCAACACCTGAAGAAATCTGTGCCGAAATGGATATGCCAACTGAAAAGGTCCGCGAAATTCTTAAAATCGCCCAAGAACCGGTATCCCTTGAAACCCCAATTGGTGAAGAGGACGATTCTCATCTAGGTGATTTCATTGAAGATCAGGACGCCACTAGTCCGGAAGACCACGCTTCCTATGAACTGCTCAAGGAACAGCTGGAAAGTGTTCTCGACACCTTAACCGACCGCGAAGAAAATGTTTTGCGGTTGCGCTTCGGCCTTGACGATGGTCGTACTCGGACACTGGAAGAAGTCGGCAAAGTCTTCGGTGTGACCCGCGAACGGATTCGGCAAATTGAAGCAAAGGCGCTACGGAAACTACGCCATCCAAGTCGTTCCAAGCAACTTAAAGATTTTCTTGAATAA
- a CDS encoding 2-hydroxymuconate tautomerase, whose protein sequence is MPLVHIDLIEGRSPEQLKALVKDVTAAIVKDTGAPAEHVHIVLNEMAKEHYAVAGVLAADKA, encoded by the coding sequence ATGCCATTAGTCCATATTGATTTAATTGAAGGCCGCTCGCCGGAGCAATTGAAGGCGCTTGTCAAAGATGTGACTGCTGCAATTGTTAAGGATACCGGCGCCCCAGCTGAACATGTGCACATTGTGTTAAATGAAATGGCAAAAGAACATTACGCCGTTGCGGGTGTTTTAGCGGCCGATAAGGCGTAA
- the glyQ gene encoding glycine--tRNA ligase subunit alpha — MTTKMDIQTMIQTLQKFWGDKGCMLMQAYDVEKGAGTMSPYTFLRAIGPEPWNAAYVEPSRRPADGRYGENPNRLFQHHQFQVVMKPSPENIQDYYLDSLAALGIDPLEHDIRFVEDNWENPSMGCAGVGWEVWLDGMEVSQFTYFQVVGGLEVSPVTSEITYGVERLASYIQDVNSVFDLEWGDGVLYGDIFKEPEYEHSKYAFEVSDQKMLLEFFDAYEKEAWRLMDLGLVHPAYDYILKCSHTFNLLDARGAVSVTERAGYMSRIRKMAHKVARAFVAERKKLSFPLLQHKTEVQ; from the coding sequence ATGACAACAAAAATGGACATCCAAACGATGATCCAGACCCTGCAAAAATTCTGGGGTGACAAAGGTTGCATGCTGATGCAAGCCTATGATGTAGAAAAAGGCGCCGGCACTATGAGTCCGTATACCTTTTTACGGGCAATCGGACCGGAACCTTGGAATGCCGCGTATGTGGAACCATCGCGGCGCCCGGCAGACGGCCGTTATGGTGAAAACCCGAATCGGCTGTTCCAGCATCACCAATTTCAGGTGGTCATGAAGCCGTCGCCGGAAAACATCCAGGATTACTATCTGGATTCACTTGCTGCGCTTGGTATTGATCCTTTGGAACACGATATCCGTTTTGTGGAAGATAACTGGGAGAATCCTTCCATGGGTTGTGCCGGTGTTGGCTGGGAAGTCTGGCTTGACGGGATGGAGGTCAGCCAGTTTACGTATTTCCAGGTGGTCGGCGGTCTTGAAGTGTCGCCGGTGACGAGTGAAATCACCTATGGCGTTGAACGTCTGGCCTCTTACATTCAAGACGTTAACAGTGTCTTTGATCTCGAATGGGGCGACGGTGTTTTGTATGGCGATATTTTCAAAGAACCTGAATATGAACACAGCAAATATGCCTTTGAAGTCAGCGACCAGAAAATGTTATTGGAATTTTTCGATGCTTATGAAAAAGAAGCATGGCGACTGATGGATCTCGGCTTGGTTCATCCGGCTTATGATTACATTCTCAAATGCAGCCACACCTTTAACCTACTAGATGCACGCGGGGCAGTCTCTGTGACGGAACGAGCCGGGTATATGAGCCGGATTCGCAAGATGGCGCACAAGGTCGCCCGGGCATTTGTAGCTGAACGCAAAAAGCTGAGCTTCCCATTGCTGCAGCACAAAACGGAGGTGCAATAA